CGGCTCGTCGCTGCTGGACTTCAATACCCAGCTGCGCGTGCGCGTGAAGTCCGAAGCCCCGCTGCCGCGCGGCTTGGGCGTGCGCGTGTCGAGCGAGCTGCTGCGCAGCGGTGGCGAGCCGATCCCGGTCGACTACCTGATGCGCCAGAGCGGCGGCACCTGGAAGGTGTTCGACGTGATGGTGGAAGGCGTGTCGTTCGTGCGCACGTTCCGCGAGCAGTTCGATTCGCAGCTGCAGCGCAAGTCCATTCCCGAAGTCGCACGCGAATTGCGTACCGGCCAGATCCAGGTGAGCGCCGAGTAATGGCCGGGGCCGCGGGCTCGGTCCGGCGCGACGGCGATGCGCTGGTGTTCGCCGGCGCGATCGACGCCGCTTCGGTCCCGGCGCTGTGGTCGCAGGCCCAGGCCTGCCGGGCCGGCGCCGCGCGGCTGGACCTGGGGGCGGTGACCGCGCTCGACAGCGCCGGTCTCGCCCTGCTGGCCGAGCTCGCCGGCGACGGCGCGCTGGCGGTCGACGGCACCCCGCCGGGCCTGGCGGAACTGTGCCGCGCCTACCGCCTGACGCCCACGCTCGCCTTCGTATCGGCGTAACCACGCCGACCGGCCCACTCCACGGAAACCCGACGATGTCGCCCCCAGTTCCGTTCCGCCTTCTGGCTTCGCTGGTCGTGTCGGCCATGCTCGCCGCCTGCGCAGGTACCGGCGCCCCGCGCGATCGGGTGCCGTCGCCGGTTGCGACTGCCACCGCCGCGCCCGATGCCCTGGCATCGGACACCGCGCCCGGCGTTGCCGACAGCGGCGTGCCCGACGTGGC
The genomic region above belongs to Luteimonas chenhongjianii and contains:
- a CDS encoding STAS domain-containing protein: MAGAAGSVRRDGDALVFAGAIDAASVPALWSQAQACRAGAARLDLGAVTALDSAGLALLAELAGDGALAVDGTPPGLAELCRAYRLTPTLAFVSA